The proteins below come from a single Caulobacter segnis ATCC 21756 genomic window:
- a CDS encoding nucleoside transporter C-terminal domain-containing protein — MFLGMVEAPLLIKPFLPRLTRAEIFIIMVDGLSVIGGSMMIVLGSLISAKVPNAFSHLLIASLISTPMAIGMARLIIPGEASAAHEPIVLASPYRSSLEALTFGTLDAVKMVLNIAGLLIVFVGLIALINMGLAALPHAGAPMTLGAILGWLLTPIVWLTGAPLPDLQTVGAILGTKVAANEVVAYSDMMALPPRALSDKSLLILTYALGSFGNVGSVAILIGSLSAMAPDKVGEVVELGFKALAAAFLTICMTATIMGLIGA; from the coding sequence GTGTTCCTGGGGATGGTCGAGGCGCCGCTGCTGATCAAGCCGTTCCTGCCGCGCCTGACCCGCGCCGAGATCTTCATCATCATGGTCGATGGCCTGTCGGTGATCGGCGGCTCGATGATGATCGTCCTGGGCTCGCTGATCTCGGCCAAGGTGCCGAACGCCTTCAGCCACCTGCTGATCGCCTCGCTGATCAGCACCCCGATGGCGATCGGCATGGCCCGCCTGATCATTCCGGGCGAAGCCAGCGCGGCGCACGAGCCGATCGTCCTTGCCAGCCCCTATCGCAGCAGTCTGGAGGCCCTGACGTTCGGCACGCTGGACGCGGTGAAGATGGTGCTGAACATCGCCGGCCTGCTGATCGTCTTCGTCGGGCTGATCGCCCTGATCAACATGGGTCTGGCCGCCCTGCCTCATGCCGGCGCGCCCATGACCCTCGGCGCGATCCTGGGCTGGCTGCTGACCCCGATCGTCTGGCTGACCGGCGCGCCCCTGCCCGACCTGCAGACCGTCGGCGCGATCCTGGGGACCAAGGTCGCCGCCAACGAGGTCGTCGCCTACAGCGACATGATGGCCCTTCCGCCGAGGGCGCTCAGCGACAAGAGCCTTCTGATCCTGACCTACGCCTTGGGCAGCTTCGGCAATGTCGGCAGCGTGGCGATCCTGATCGGCAGCCTGTCGGCCATGGCCCCCGACAAGGTCGGCGAAGTGGTCGAGTTGGGCTTCAAGGCTCTGGCGGCGGCCTTCCTCACCATCTGCATGACCGCCACGATCATGGGGCTGATCGGCGCCTGA
- a CDS encoding carbohydrate kinase family protein: MASVVVAGFATMDYVIQVDGVFMGRGTRLMREAAWPRAGGAALYASAALALVGIEAAPLTWVGDDADGDAYLAACREAGVLSDGVARLNSASSTRCLLIYQADGSYGCLLRPGPAALAPAQARLAAAAPWLVIAAGPPEILSRLLDAFPAAGRLAWIIKDDPACFPADLAARLADRADVIFCNAGERAGLEAGRQGARPSGQVLFETRGAEGVRVEAGGETFDLPVAPLAVADATGAGDTFAGGALAVLVAGGSPREAAQAGVAAAEALLRRRSAP, encoded by the coding sequence ATGGCGTCGGTGGTGGTCGCGGGCTTCGCGACGATGGACTATGTGATCCAGGTCGACGGCGTCTTCATGGGGCGCGGGACGCGGCTGATGCGCGAGGCGGCCTGGCCGCGCGCGGGCGGCGCGGCGCTCTACGCCAGCGCGGCCTTGGCCTTGGTGGGGATCGAGGCGGCGCCCTTGACCTGGGTCGGAGACGACGCCGACGGCGACGCCTATCTGGCCGCTTGCCGCGAGGCGGGCGTCCTTTCGGACGGCGTGGCGAGGCTGAACTCGGCGTCGTCCACGCGGTGCCTGCTGATCTACCAGGCCGATGGAAGTTATGGATGCCTGCTGCGGCCGGGCCCCGCGGCGTTGGCTCCCGCGCAGGCGCGCCTCGCCGCCGCCGCGCCTTGGCTGGTGATCGCCGCTGGGCCGCCCGAAATTCTGAGCCGCCTGCTGGACGCGTTCCCGGCCGCGGGCCGACTGGCCTGGATCATCAAGGACGACCCGGCCTGTTTCCCAGCGGACTTGGCGGCGCGCCTAGCGGATCGAGCGGACGTGATCTTCTGCAACGCCGGGGAGCGCGCGGGACTGGAAGCCGGCCGCCAGGGCGCGCGACCCAGCGGTCAGGTCCTGTTCGAGACGCGCGGCGCGGAGGGCGTCCGCGTCGAGGCGGGCGGGGAGACGTTCGACCTTCCGGTCGCGCCTCTGGCCGTCGCGGACGCCACGGGCGCGGGCGACACCTTCGCGGGCGGAGCGCTGGCGGTCCTCGTCGCCGGCGGATCGCCACGCGAGGCCGCGCAGGCCGGCGTCGCGGCGGCCGAAGCCTTGCTCAGGCGCCGATCAGCCCCATGA
- a CDS encoding beta/alpha barrel domain-containing protein produces MQPPVFIAFTGVDRLDLLPGMRRLSARYPIEWGVLVDPEQEDKALFPAAPVREALLEARDLRWAAHICGAAARAIVADPLTAPPPPAGVQRAQVNHGFQGSDAAQIAAARDYGRRLGARTVLQCQGDFPGEAGVDWLFDVSFGTGVKPDRWPAPPAPEGPFCGYSGGIGPDTVTEILARIAAPDGALYWIDMESRVRTDGAFDLAKCEAVCRAVYG; encoded by the coding sequence ATGCAGCCGCCTGTCTTCATCGCCTTCACCGGCGTCGATCGTCTCGATCTGCTGCCGGGAATGCGGCGGCTCTCGGCGCGCTATCCGATCGAGTGGGGCGTGCTGGTCGATCCCGAGCAGGAGGATAAGGCGCTATTCCCCGCCGCCCCGGTCCGCGAGGCCCTTCTGGAGGCTCGCGACCTGCGCTGGGCGGCGCATATCTGCGGCGCCGCGGCGCGGGCGATCGTGGCCGATCCGCTGACCGCGCCGCCGCCCCCGGCCGGCGTCCAGCGGGCTCAGGTCAATCACGGCTTCCAAGGCAGCGACGCGGCGCAGATCGCCGCAGCCCGCGACTACGGTCGCCGGCTGGGCGCGCGGACCGTGCTGCAATGTCAGGGCGACTTCCCAGGCGAGGCGGGCGTCGACTGGCTGTTCGACGTCTCGTTCGGCACGGGCGTGAAGCCCGACCGCTGGCCAGCCCCTCCCGCCCCTGAAGGCCCCTTCTGCGGCTATTCGGGCGGCATCGGCCCTGACACGGTCACCGAGATCCTGGCCCGCATCGCCGCGCCCGACGGCGCGCTCTACTGGATCGACATGGAGTCGCGCGTGCGGACCGACGGCGCCTTCGACCTGGCCAAGTGCGAGGCGGTTTGCCGCGCGGTCTACGGATGA